Genomic DNA from Clostridia bacterium:
AACGCTCCAATCAAGGTCATAGTCAAAATAAAATACATAGTGGGCAAAATTATAGGCAAGGTTATTCTAAAAAATGTAACTGCTCTGTTGGCGCCGTCTAATTTTGCTGCTTCATACAATTGAGCAGGAATATTTTGTAACGCCGCCAAAAAAATAATCATATTGGAACTTACGCCCATCCAAACAGTGACAATAGTTACTGAGAACAATGCTGTTTTTGAATGAGTAAGCCATGTACCTGCGGGAAGTCCTAGAGATGTCAATATTTTGTTAAGAAGTCCATAGCTAGGATTCATTAACCAAAGCCATACTGTACTTGCCGCAACAGCACTTGTTACACCGGGCAGATAGTATATAAATCTAAAAATCTTAGTACCTTTAAGATTGGTGTTAGTCAGCATTGCCAAAATAAGTGAAATTGAAATATTTAAAGGCACTGCCATTAATGTATAAAACAGAATATTTATTATACTTGCCCAAAACTGCGTATCATTAAATATACGTCTAAAATTTTCTGCCCCTACATATTCCATGTTGATAAAATAAATATTAGTGTTAAATAAGCTAAGATATAAAGACATTATCAACGGAACTATGGTAAAGACTATAAAGAATATTAATGCGGGCGCAACAAAGGTATAACCTATGATGTTGCGCTTTGCATTAATTGATAATCCTCTTTTTAAAGTTTTTTCCATATCTTTCTCTTTTGTTTATGCTCTGCCCTGCATTTGTCTAAGCAGTTTGTTGCCTTCTGTTAAAATGTTGTTATAAGTTTTTAGCACAGTATCGCCTTCGTACATAAGCTGTATATACGTTCTTACAACATTGCTTTCAAACTGTTCATATCCTTCAACATTAGGACGCATCTTATAATATTGAACATAATCTATAATGTCAGTAATATTGCTGATGCTTGTAGGGCTATCCTTTTGATAAAACTCATTATCATAAAGGTCTGTTCTTGAAGTAATAACTTCAGCTGTTGTAAAATACTTTTCTTGCATTTCATCATTAAGCATCCAAAGCTTGATTACTTCCCAAGCCATATTTTTTCTTTCTTCCCATTTTTGAGTACGATTTTTTGCTGTCGGATAAACAATTGACAAACCATAACCGCCCAAAACACCGCCAAATTGACCGTTAACCAATCCATCAGAATTTTCATCAGGATTAATTACCTGCGGCTCTGTTTTGCCGATATATGTTAAGTCTCTTTTAGGGAAAGGCAAAAATTTGGTTCTCATTTTTTGAGTGGTATAGTCTGCAATGTTGTCAGTAAAATATACAGAACCGTAAGTCATAGCAAGTTTATTATTGACAAAAGCATCTGTTCCGCCCAAACCAGAAGAACAAATCTTTTTTGAATACAAATCTTTAATAAAACCTAATGTATCGTAAACACGTTTTGATTGAGGACTAGAAGTCAATTTATCTATGGGAACAAGGACTGTATCGCCATAAGATGAACTTGTTTTATCTGAATTAATTAATTCTCCACCTGCTGAATATACAAACGAAAAGAACTGTCCGTCCATGCTGGTAGTATTAAGTCCCGCAACAGTAACATTGCCTTTAGAATCATATT
This window encodes:
- a CDS encoding sugar ABC transporter permease; this translates as MEKTLKRGLSINAKRNIIGYTFVAPALIFFIVFTIVPLIMSLYLSLFNTNIYFINMEYVGAENFRRIFNDTQFWASIINILFYTLMAVPLNISISLILAMLTNTNLKGTKIFRFIYYLPGVTSAVAASTVWLWLMNPSYGLLNKILTSLGLPAGTWLTHSKTALFSVTIVTVWMGVSSNMIIFLAALQNIPAQLYEAAKLDGANRAVTFFRITLPIILPTMYFILTMTLIGA
- a CDS encoding extracellular solute-binding protein, encoding MRKAILKSFIFLFIFFVSISSVLGCGNNSQSNYDKDGFMTLSIWGGDEYVGETGKKFEKWIDIFNESQQAKDLKVRLTFKSLSQLPVTLNTTVLTNKNMPDIVIWDRFSTPTYNYLLYPIDELVEKDNINLDVFQQEALNELKFEDKLYGLPLDLDPWGIYVNLDLVDAYNATAAEADKIDVNKLDTWSRILSAAQKLTQYDSKGNVTVAGLNTTSMDGQFFSFVYSAGGELINSDKTSSSYGDTVLVPIDKLTSSPQSKRVYDTLGFIKDLYSKKICSSGLGGTDAFVNNKLAMTYGSVYFTDNIADYTTQKMRTKFLPFPKRDLTYIGKTEPQVINPDENSDGLVNGQFGGVLGGYGLSIVYPTAKNRTQKWEERKNMAWEVIKLWMLNDEMQEKYFTTAEVITSRTDLYDNEFYQKDSPTSISNITDIIDYVQYYKMRPNVEGYEQFESNVVRTYIQLMYEGDTVLKTYNNILTEGNKLLRQMQGRA